GggtgtaaaaattaaattttataataaaactaacaaaatacACTTTTAATTCAGTTCAGTTCAGTGTTCTGtcgttaatttaattttaaaaatttaacttttactttgtctttaatattataatttgacttttaataaaaaagacagaagttatcaaaatttataattctttcaaaattttggtcTATTTACGGAATTACCCCTAAAATAAACGAAAGAATCCCAAAGCCATTTGGAAACCCTACGCAATCTAGACGAAGGGGGTGCTCGGTTCCTGCCCCATTGTTTCGCTCATTCCAAATCCAAAACAATCCCAaagccagagagagagaggaggagcgCAGAGCTCTGGAGCCGACCGTTTCACTCTAGgtgaaatctctctctcttttgtatatatatgtgattatATGTTAGTATTTATTTACAGGTATTTATGATTATTCTGTACGAATCAGATTCGTGTAGATTGATTAGGGTTCTGTCGGATTCGATTTGGAATTCGTTTGCTCGGATCTAGGGTTCCGGTGTTTCATCTGATTAGGCCTAGGGTTCTGGATGCTGTGTCTGAATTCGCGTGCGAAAGTATGGTTTTCATGTTGTTTTTGTTGGCTTGATGATGTTTGGGGATACGTTGATATTTGGGGTCTTGTCGTCTTCATGAATACGAATGGATCTAGCGTGCGAAAGTGTCTTGGTGATTGCTGCTAGGTTTTTAATTTCGAGTTCACGTGGATGGACTTGTTTGGTCACTAGATTCAATAATAGTAGATGAGTTATTAACTCAACTTGttgatttgtattttttgagttttaattatgATGATTGCCGATAAGAGCTTAGATCCTTGGATATATAAGGATTCATGAATCTTTTTGCGTGCTTCTCTACGCACATTGTGTTATAATTAAATAGATGGCTTGAAATAACTAGGTGGTTGTTTGATTCCTTGTGGCAGTTACAGACAGACTGGAATTTCAGCAATGGATATTGGCCAAAGCCAAACTCAACTCTAATGGGTGGAtttggaaatttaaattttctcgATTAGATAaacacacataaaaataaaaataactttgaATAAGGCGAGGAAAGTAATGGTTACAAGGTCCCTAACCCTTACATCACATAATTTCCAAATCACttctattttattctattaCACATATTGTTTtcttatctaaatatatattttctctctctagggTTTCGCATCTGCAAGACGAAGCATGGCGACTGCATCAGGTTTGTTTTCTCGAACcttcattttgttcttttgaCTTATGCATTTATGCATGTATGGTTAGACGATTTGGAAATTAAGAATTATTTCCCCCCTTCAATTTTGaaccaaatagaaaattatttatagatgtTCAGAGTATGTCCCATGTTTGTTGCTTAGAAAAAAATGTGTGTTTCCATGGGAAGTTGTTCAACTGTGCGAGGCAAGAAAAGCATCTATCTGTGTCTTAGTTTATCCTTGATCTGTTCTTCCCAGAATCCAAATGAATCCTTGGTCTCCATTATGTGTATATGAATTATATCTCCTGTAATGTTAATTGTAACCAATGCCGGACAAGTCTGACAATAATTTTCCATATATTACTGCATGAGTTTGTGTTTTTATTGACAATGTGTGTGATGCCGTGTGAACTGCAGTAGCATTCAAATCTAGGGAGGATCATAGGAAGCAGCTGGAGTTAGAAGAAGCACGGAAGGCAGGTCTTGCTCCAGCTGAGGTCGATGAGgatggaaaagaaattaatcCTCACATCCCTCAATATATGTCATCAGCTCCTTGGTATCTTAATGCAGAGAGACCAGTAAGTTCTCTAAGTTGTCTTTGTCTTTTGGTTGCTTATTCCATTGCAAATGCTGGAGATAGacatatttttccttctttttctcagAGTTTAAAACATCAAAGGAAATGGAAGTCAGATCCAAATTATACAAAATCGTGGTACGACAGAGGTGCAAAAATTCATCAGGCAGACAAGTACAGGAAAGGTGCTTGTGAAAAGTGAGTGGAACCTGCTATCTTCTTACATGGGCTGATGGAAACTTGTTACttgctttttattttattgatttggccgggggggggggggggaggataGGAGTAGTGGGGGCCAGATATTCTGGTTGTGGAGGAGAAAcagaagcaaaaataaaattatttcagaTCAATCAAAATTGTTATTACAAAACTGATTTTGTGACAACAGAAATCCCACAGTAATACTAAACATGCACCAAGCCTTGATATATTCTCTTAGAGGAATGGTGGTGTTGTGAGTGGGGTTGTATGCATTTGGGGCTTAACAGATGTCTTTTGGTTGGATCAGGATACTGTGGTTGGGTCTGCATATCCTGAAGTCTTATCTATTAATTGCTGCTATATATTAAGAACTGTAACCTTTTAAGATGAATTAGTAAACCTCCTGACCAAGAAGAATTAGGATTCTAAGCTATTTTGGTTGCTCTCTATATCAGGAGTAACTTGCTGCATCGTGGCGATCTTATCTTTATGTAGGGAAAAAATGGTGTTGATATGTCTGGACAAGAAGATGAATTCATTATTTTAAGAACGAAATATGAGGTATAAATGATTTAATACGAACAAGGCCTTGCAATCTGAGTCATTCCATCTCATTGTGGACATTTTGTCTTTAGGAAGATACAACCTTTTCTTTTGCTAAGATTGTGTTAGCTCCTTATAGATTTCGTATAAGCATTTTTGCTTAAGGGTGGGAAATGCAAATTCATGAGTactacattatatatattttgttctaGAGAACATGAGAATTCACTTTGGCTATAAATTTGTGAATCTTAATGTTCCCTATTGTACTTATTTAGCGGGGAACTAATATTGGCATCTTATGCACTTGCAGCTGTGGGGCCATGACACATACATCAAAGTCATGCATGGAAAGGCCCAGGAAAGTGGGAGCAAAGTGGACTGACAAAAACATTGCACCAGATGAGAAAATTGAGACTTTTGAGTTGGATTATGATGGCAAAAGGGACCGTTGGAATGGTTATGATGCTGCTAGCTATGCGTATGTGATTGAGAGATATGAAGCTAGGGATGACGCTAGAAAAAAATACTTGAaggagcaacaacttaaaaaattaGAGGAGAAAAATGGTACTCAAAATGGAGAGGATGGGGTTAGTGATGATGAAGACAATGAAGATGCTCTGAAAGTAGATGAAGCAAAGGTTGATGAGAGCAAACAAATGGACTTCGCAAAGGTTGAGAAGCGTGTGCGCACCACAGGTGGTGGTAGTACTGGGACTGTGAGGTGATTTTTCTATCCACTTTGACACTTTCTCCCACTCTTTATGCGTATATTATAAAAGCTTTGTTGGTTTTCCTTTTGTGGAGGCATTTTGTTGccgcccggggggggggggggaccttAAACATATTATGTAATGGCTTTATAGAGGATAGATGTAGACATGGGTGGAGATGACTAggggtctagaattcatgtagcggTCTCCATCTAGATATCTTTGGTTTGGTTCTGGAGTACATAAAGGATGCTTGGCATGGCATGCTTGTTGGTTTTGTTAAGTAGAAATTGTTCTGTTATTTCATGTTGGATATCATGTATCGCTCTTTATGCACTCTCTCCTGCCAGGAACCTGCGCATCCGGGAGGACACAGCAAAATACCTTCTTAATCTTGATGTCAACTCTGCTCATTATGATCCCAAGACCCGTTCCATGCGAGAGGACCCTCTTCCAGATATGGATCCAAATGAGAAATTTTATGTGGTGGGTATCTCCAAATCTAGTAATTTCTTGAATTGCATAGCTTTATTATGTATTGGCCTCTTACATTTATGGTTTTCATCGTCATTGCAGGGAGATAATCAAAATAGAATTAGTGGTCAAGCTTTGGAGTTCAAGAATCTCAATATACATGCTTGGGAAGCATTTGAGAAAGGGCAGGATGTGCACATGCAAGCAGCTCCATCTCAGGCTGAATTGCTTTATAAGAATTATAAGGTCAGCAAGGAGAAATTAAAATCCCAAGTGAAGGAGACAATTATGGAGAAGTATGGTAATGCGGCTTCTGAAGAACAACTTCCAAGAGAACTTCTACTGGGACAAAGTGAGAGAGAAGTTGAATATGATCGTGCTGGCAGGATTGTAAAGGGGCAGGTaaatctccctctctctctctctctcacacacacacacaatctCAGGTTTGGCTGTGAAatacctatttttttaaaaagatcaGTTCAATGATCGATTGGAATCCTCTTCTACATTGAACTGCTAGAACAAATGGTCCCTTAGCTGTGAAATACCAAATGGTTTCCTATTATTCTGCAAAATTTTTTAATGGCCCTGCATGCAGggtgataaatattttttattatgaatgCATGCACATAATAtgttacttaaaaaatattttcctaatGTGGCTGTCCTCATTTCTTTAGCAAAGAAATGTGCTTTCATCCTTAACTACCTGGTCCGTGAAAATATTACTAATTCTCAACCACATTGTTTGCTTCTCTATATCTTTTTATACTAGGTTATCTGGATTGGAATATTTGTGCCCAAAGTGGTTCTTCATTCTTTGTAAAAGCTGGAACATATCATAGgactttcattctttctcctttgttttttattttttatttttttagtttcatTTCCTTTTCATGTTCTTTCCTGTTTCCTTCCTTTTAGTGGAGACCCGATCCTTTCTCTGGTACAACCTTTATGGTTCGTGTGTTATGCTGCTGCATCACATTTTATACAGTATATAACATGCTGTGCTTTTTCTGTTCTCAGGAGCAATTCCTTCCTAAAAGCAAGTATGAAGAGGATGTTTATATAAACAATCATGCTAGTGTTTGGGGTTCATGGTGGAAGGATCATCAATGGGGTTACAAGTGTTGTAAACAGATGATCCGAAATAGCTACTGTACTGGTGCTGCTGGTATTGATGCAGCTGAAGCTGCAGCAGATCTAATGAGAGCCAATATTGCACGTAAAGAGGCTGCAGAAGGTTTGTCCCTTccttccctctccctctcccccctTTCTTCCCTCTGAACCTCCCATCCCTTGTGTGGGTTGGGTAGATGGACAGGCATTTCTGCTGTAACTTGGTGAACCTTAGCTAGTTCAAGGTCAAACCAGGAGCTTAGGTTTTCTTACTGCAGTTTTAAGACCAAATGATTTTGATATATATCCGTATGTTGTTGCATGTGTCGTGCTAGAATACTGTTAAGATTCCTTTACGAGAATGTCAAAAAgtattttatgttgtttttggtACTAACATTATGACCATAAAGCAGAGTTGGCTGCACCAACCGAGGAGAAGAAGCTTGCCACTTGGGGTACTGACGTCCCAGATGATTTGGTTCTGGACCAAAAATTACTAGCTGAAGCTCTGAAGAAGGTAATCTTCAGTTTCAACTTTATCTATTCTGGCCTTATCCCCCTTCGCCATAATTGTAAGGGACTTTGACAAATGGGGTGAATGAATATCTAATACGTGTATATTTGCCATAGCATGTTTTTACATAATTCTAAATATCAAGAACAGAAACATGGACCTTTTTAATATGAAATCTAATATCGATTATTACATTATAATATCTTAATAGGTCTCAGTGCTCTTTTATGTGCTTACATGTACATTTTTGTGATTGATGGATTATTTGGTCTGTGTACAGGAGGATGAAaggaagagagaggagagagatgaAAGAAAGCGCAAGTACAATGTGAAATGGAATGATGAGGTATGCCTGCATGAATATCAATCAGTTAGTTGTCTGTATTTGAAGAATATCCCAATTTAAGTTGAGAGTGGAGGGGCAAACAAAACTCAGTCGCCTTGACCCcttgagaaaattagaaatttattgAACACCAAAGAGGTGCTCTCTTTATTGGTagacaatttttatttttagcgtaTAATTATGTTCATATTTGAAAACCCGTGCATAATAATAGTTAAAAGAGATGATAAACGAACTTAACTCGTTTGGTGTGCAGGTTACTGCTGAGGACATGGAGGCCTACAGGATGAAGAGAGTCCACCATGATGATCCAATGAGGGATTTCCTTCACTAAAAGAAGTATAAAAAGTCTTCTTGTACTGGATCTTTAAAGAGTTTCCTTTTCCTTCCTTGTCCCCATGTAAAGAAGAAGATATCACTGGAAGTGTATGGGTGTCTTAGTTGTAGTTGTAGCAGCTCAGTCCGTAATCACTGATTCTGTATATAGTTTGTTTCTCTATTGATATTCATATGCGAATAAATATAAAAGGATGCCTTGAGCGAAACTGCATGACAATCAATTCAAACCCAGCCGAGTCGGATATAAAAAGCCCTGTGGGAGCTGCCCAAACTCCCACCAAATCCTAGCAGCCGCCTGATGCTTTCTGCCTCTCGCCTGCGTCTCCGTCTCCGGCCAACAGTCGTTGGCCGTTGGCTCGCCTTCTATTCCTCCCTTCCCGCCGCCCCTCTTCTCTCCTCCAGCCAACTGATTGTCCTCCCAGACGCCGGCGACAGAGTATTTGATGGGACAGGTGCTTGGTTTGGCGGTGTCTCACTGTTTGTAGTCGTAAacaagaaattttattttaataccaaatttaatatttacgtaatatataatattaatgatttacaaattatcagtcattatttatataatttttattattaaattatatttatttgagtgtaaaatattttttatttttagtgtttgcctaaaaaaataatttttataataaaatattctatACCTAGTACgttataattcaaatttagtaaGTTATTTACACCAAATTTTACAACCTATAATATAAAactttgttaataaaatatattttaaaaatatttgttacataaaaaataaaaaattaagtatattaatttaaactcataatttctaaacaataatcaacttttaaaataattttactattacattaaaatttatttaacttaaaatttaatctaaaaaaattaaaattaaaactataacTATCAAATCCTACCCATACAAAAACACAGGCCAAGTAGGATTAGCAtctttaaattcataaaattattttgcatgttcaaaaatacatttctaatgtcctttctctctctctctctctctctctctctacgaTTTTGCATGTGCAAAATAACTTTATGAATTTAAAacgtgtttaataattttatgaatttaaggGTGCTAACGGTACTTGGACTGTGTTTGTGTATGGGTACGATTTAATAgttattgtttaaattttaattttttaaattaaataaattttaaagtggtaataaaattatcttaaaatttaattattgtttagaaattatgagtttaaattaatatatttatttattttttatataaaaaatacttttaaaacatattttattaacaaagtGTCCTAAAATTTGgtgtaaatgaaaaaaataactaattactatagaatattttattataaaaattcttttttaatcaaaccctaaaaataaaaatattttacactcaaataaatataatttaataacaaaaaagttATAGATGATTatctattaattattttaataagtaatgacttttgataatttataaatcattaatattattatatatcacataaaataaagtTTCACATTACAAATATAAACAGTGAAAGACACACTGCCAGACCAAGCACGTGTCAAGCAGTAAAGATTGCTTTTGTTGGTGGGCCCCACtttaattaaatactaaaagGTATGTAATGACGAAGATTGATTACTGCTAATGACTTGTTAATCTGTTAATCGAGTGATTTGGTAGCAGAGACAAAATTCTCACGTGAACTCTTATGGAATATTAGTAGATAAAGGTCTTAAAATTAATAGTGAGTTAcatttttaatgtaaataaatataatacaatatgTAATTAGTTTTTGTTTATATGGAAAGA
The Diospyros lotus cultivar Yz01 chromosome 12, ASM1463336v1, whole genome shotgun sequence DNA segment above includes these coding regions:
- the LOC127814275 gene encoding pre-mRNA-splicing factor SLU7, whose translation is MATASVAFKSREDHRKQLELEEARKAGLAPAEVDEDGKEINPHIPQYMSSAPWYLNAERPSLKHQRKWKSDPNYTKSWYDRGAKIHQADKYRKGACENCGAMTHTSKSCMERPRKVGAKWTDKNIAPDEKIETFELDYDGKRDRWNGYDAASYAYVIERYEARDDARKKYLKEQQLKKLEEKNGTQNGEDGVSDDEDNEDALKVDEAKVDESKQMDFAKVEKRVRTTGGGSTGTVRNLRIREDTAKYLLNLDVNSAHYDPKTRSMREDPLPDMDPNEKFYVGDNQNRISGQALEFKNLNIHAWEAFEKGQDVHMQAAPSQAELLYKNYKVSKEKLKSQVKETIMEKYGNAASEEQLPRELLLGQSEREVEYDRAGRIVKGQEQFLPKSKYEEDVYINNHASVWGSWWKDHQWGYKCCKQMIRNSYCTGAAGIDAAEAAADLMRANIARKEAAEELAAPTEEKKLATWGTDVPDDLVLDQKLLAEALKKEDERKREERDERKRKYNVKWNDEVTAEDMEAYRMKRVHHDDPMRDFLH